From Paenibacillus sp. PL2-23:
CCAGCGGCAAATATGATGCGGTCATTACGCTTGGCGCGGTTATCCGAGGCTCAACTCCGCATTTCGATTATGTGTGCAATGAAGCGGCCAAAGGCGTTGCTGCTGTAGGATTGAAGACAGGCGTTCCAACCGTATTCGGCGTATTGACTGTTGATTCCATTGAGCAAGCGATCGAGCGCGCCGGCACCAAAGCGGGCAACAAGGGCTATGAGGCGGCGGTTACGGCAATCGAGATGGCGAATTTGACAAAGCAGCTGGAAGGCTAATGTTACGCTTTGGACGCGGGAGGTCGCGATAGGTGTCTGTGCTTTACAAGCTTGAAGCGTTTGAAGGTCCGCTCGACCTGCTGCTTCACCTCATCGACAAGGCTGAGATCGACATTCATGAGGTGTCCATTAGTGAAATAACCGTGCAATACATGGGCTACCTGGATGCTATGAAGGAGCTGGAGCTGGAGGTGACAAGCGAATTTCTTGTCATGGCCGCCACTCTCCTAGCCATTAAGAGCAAGCAGCTGCTGCCGAAGCCTCCCGTATTCGAGGATCACTTCGACGATTGGGAGGATGACGGCGCGGATATGCAGGATGAGCTGATTCAGCGCCTGATCGAATACCGCAAGTTCAAGCTGATCGCCGAGCAGCTTCGAGAGAAGGAGATCGAAAGAAGCCTGGTGTTCTCCCGGGAGCCTGAGGATATGTCGCCGTTCCAGAAGGAAGAGAAGGTTAATCCCGTTGAAGGGCTGCATGTATCCGACCTGGTGCATGCCTTTCAGAAGGCGCTGCGAAGAGCAGCCAGGCGCAGCGTCATTGCAACCGTGCAACGCGATGAAATATCGGTCAAGGATCGAATTAAGGATATCGTGGATGTGCTGAAGCAGTATGAGACTGTTCGGTTCTCGAGGCTGATCCGCGAGAATATGGACCGTCACGAGATCGTCGTTACTTTCCTCGCGATTCTGGAGCTTATGAAGATGAAGCATATTAGATGCTTCCAGCATTCGCTATTTGACGATATCGTCATTCATTGGAGAGGAGAGGCCGGCGAAGATGGATTATCAGAAATTGAAGTCGATTATTGAAGGCCTGCTGTTTATGGCGGGAGACGAAGGGCTGACCAAGCGGCAGCTTGGCGACATCCTGGAGCTGGACCCCGAGTTCGCCTCGGAGCTTGTCTACGATCTTCATCGCGACTTGCTGCGTGAGGGGCGAGGCGTTCAAATCGCGGAGGTGGCGTCGGCTTACCGGATGACAACGCATCCCGAGCATGCCCCCTATTTCGAGAGGATGGCCTATACGCCGACCAGAGCCCAGCTTTCGCAGGCAGCGCTGGAGACGCTGTCGATCGTTGCTTACAGACAGCCCATTACGAGGATCGACATTGAGGAAATTCGAGGTGTCAAAAGCGATCGAGCCATTCAATCCCTCGTTTCGAAGGATCTCATTGAAGAGGTTGGCCGCGCGGAGGCGATTGGAAGACCTATTCTATATGGAACAACGAAATCATTCCTGGATTATTTCGGACTGGCTTCCATCCGCGAGCTTCCAGAGCCTAAGCATGTGGATGTGGAGGACGCGCTGGACGAGCAGACGCAGATGCTGTTCGAGCGATTGGACGGCCGTCAGATGACAATTGACGAATTAAAAGAATGAGTTTTGGCCGCCAGGTCATACTATATCCAACCATCAGCAATGGGAAACGGAGGAAGCAGGCCAATGCTTGAAGCCCCCTACGGTTGGATATGGGCCGGCGGTTTTTTTGTTGTTCTTTTAGCCGCAATGGCGGTTGTGATGTCACCGATCGTGGTCAATGGCTATGTGAAAAGGGTGGGCCGCAACAATGACGACGAAGCGATTATTCGTGTCCGAGCTTTATACGGCCTTCTGCAGTTCAAGTATAAGGTCCCCATCATGAAATGGACGGGCACGGCCGTGAAGATGGAGGAGCAGATCAGCGCCAAAAGCGCAGGCATTGACACCTGGAAGCAGTTCGAGGACGAGATTAACGCCGATAAGGTCGCCCGATCGATTGACAGACTGAGAGATATTTTACATATGGTGCGGGATTTAACGGGCTTGATTCGGAAGACCATGTCGCATGTCAAGCTTACCGATTGGCGCTGGACGACTTCGGTAGGTACAGGTGACGCGATGTGGACGGCGATGGCGACGGGCGCGGTATGGTCGATCAAGACGTCTATATTAGGCGTGCTGTCCCAAATGGTGCAAATCAAAAACAATCCAAGCGTGAGCGTCAATCCAAGCTTCAACCATCCTGCATTTACAACGGAATGGTCGTGCATAGCTCAAATCCGCTTAGGATATGCTATCCTTGCCGGGCTACAGCTATTAGTTCGCATGAAGAGATGGAAGGGAGGCGTCAAAGCATGGCAGAACACCCTATTCAAGGCTTAATGCAGACCGCTATGGAAAATATTAAAGAGATGGTTGACGTCAACACGATTGTGGGCGATCCGGTACAGACGCCGGACGGCAGCGTCATTATGCCAATCTCCAAGGTTGGCTTCGGTTTCGTCGCCGGAGGCAGCGATATTCGGATGGGCGAAGAGAAACCAGGGGGAGCAGACGCGCATAACGCGCAGGTTGCTCTTCCGTTCGGCGGAGGCAGCGGCGGAGGCGTATCCATTACGCCAATCGCGTTCCTGGTAGTGGGAACACACGGCGTCAAGATCGTGCCGCTTGATAATCAGACCCATCTGATGGAGAAGGTTATCGATTCCGCTCCGAAGGTATTCGACAAGATTCAGACGATGATGAAGAAGTCGTCCGGCCATAATACGGAGTATGTTGAATCCAGCACGACAATTATTGATGAGGATGTGCAGCCATCCGTTCATGGGCAAGGCTAAAGGAAAGCAAAGGAAAGCAGCAGAGAAACTGCCCGCAAGGGCAGTTTTTTATTTTACAGGAATCGGCTCGTCTACCGTGGACGGTACAAGCATATACTAAGGCAGATGAACAACCAACTATTGCTTACGTCAATGCATCAGGGAGGAGTTTGGACAGCATGAAAGTCGGAAAGCAAGGCAGGCATCGGAGGTTTATGCTGCTCGCGCTGGCGGGCATTCTTATGACGCTGTATGCGGTCCCTGCTCAGGAGGCGGCTGCGGCCCCTTCAGGCATCGGTACCCATGCAAGAGCTTCTGCGCTGATTGACGTGGAATCCGGCAGGCTGCTGTACAGCAGCAACGGGGATACATCGATGCGAATCGCCAGCCTAACCAAGATCATGACGGCGATTGTCGCCATTGAGCACGGCCATTTGTCCGATACGGTCAAGGTATCGAAGCGGGCGGTAGGCAAGGAGGGCTCCTCCATTTATTTGAAGCTGGGGGAGGAGATGAGCTTGTCCAATATGCTGTATGGCTTAATGCTGCGGTCCGGCAATGACGCGGCTACGGCGATCGCCGAGCATGTTGGAGGCTCCGAGGAAGGCTTTGTATACCTGATGAACCAGAAGGCTCAGGAGCTTGGCCTTGTGAACTCTCATTTCATGAATCCGCACGGATTAGATGAGGAAGGCCATTATTCCTCTGCCAATGATTTGGCCAAGCTGACGGCTTATGCGCTCAAAAACAAGGCGTTCGCCGAGATTGTGGGCACCAAGCAGAAAAGCGCGCCGAATCCGCATGAGAAGTGGGATTACCGCTGGCACAACAAAAATAAAATGCTGTCCATGTACGAAGGCGCGGACGGCGTCAAGACAGGCTATACTAAAAAAGCTCTGCGCTGCCTGGTCAGCTCCGCCACAAGGAATGGCCAGAAGCTCGCTGCCGTTACCATTAATGACGGGGATGATTGGGCGGATCACCGCAGGCTGCTGGATTGGGGCTTTCGCCACTACCCGCTAAGGGCTATTGTCAACAAAGGCGACAACATTGCGGGATATCCGTACGCGGTTGGACAGCATTTCTATTATCCGCTGGAGGACAGCGAGGCGGGAAGCATTCATACCGCGCTTCACCTTATCGATCCGCTGACGACGGCATATGCCCTTGGCGAGAGGGGCTCGTTAGTCATTTCGCTGGGCGATCGCAAGCTTGGCTCTGTCCCTGTATATGAGCAAGGCAGCATCAGGCTGAAGCTGCAAGAGCGTACGGATCGCAGCAACATACGCTGAAGCAATTGCATGAAAGCAGCATCCATCGTTCGAGGGATTGGGAGAGTCGCTCGAACGGTGGAGCAAGTGTCATAGGTGTCATGGGGGAGGAAGGGCAATGGTTAATTGGATCTGGTTGTTTTTTATCGTAATAAGCGTAGTTGTCGCCGCTGTGACCGGTAAGATGGATACGGTCACGCAAGCCGCCTTCGATGGCGCAAAATCCGGTGTTACAGTCAGCTTTGGCCTAATCAGCATAATGGTATTCTGGCTCGGCATGATGCGAATAGCGGAGGATGCCGGCTTGCTGGCCAAGCTGGCCAAGGCGCTGAGGCCGATTGTCAGATGGCTGTTCCCGGATGTGCCCAAGGATCATCCCGCTCTCGGATATATTATGAGCAATCTGAGCGCCAATTTGTTTGGTCTCGGCAATGCGGCTACGCCGATGGGTATCAAGGCGATGCAGGAGCTTCAGAAGCTGAATCATGACAAGGATACGGCTACGCCGGCTATGTGTACGCTGCTTGCGCTCAATACGTCCAGCATTACGATAGTGCCGACTACGCTGATTGCCATTCGAATGAATTATGGCTCTGCCAATCCCGCCGAGATTATTGGCACTACGCTGGCGGCCACCTTCGTGGCCACTGCTGCTGCCATTATGGCGGACCGCTGGTATCGCAGCCGCTCAACTCCTCCAGCCAAGCCTCCTGCCCATACAAGCGGCAATTCCGCTACTGCTATGAATGGGGGTATTAATGGAGCAGCGGGAGGTGGCGGCCTTGTATGAGCTGTTCTCCAAGCTGTCCATGTGGATGATTCCCGCCATCATTGTGTTTATTCCGCTATACGCCGCGCTGCGGCGAAGGATGCCCGTGTATGAGACCTTTGTGGAGGGGGCCAAGGATGGCTTCGGCACCGCCATCTCCATCATTCCACATCTGGTTGGCATGATGGTCGCGATCAGCATGTTCCGAGCCTCCGGCGCCATGGAGCTTATGCTGTCTGCGGTGCGTCCTGCATTCGACTGGCTTGGCATACCCAGCGAGGTGCTTCCGCTTGGCGTGCTTCGACCCTTGACCGGTGCGGGCTCGCTTGCGTTTACCGCCGATCTGATTGGGACGTATGGGCCCGACTCCATGATCGGGCGTATCGCCTCTACGATCCAGGGCAGCACGGACACGACCTTCTATGTGCTAACCGTTTATTTCGGGGCTGTCGCTGTGCGGAAAACAAAATACGCGTTGAAGGTAGGACTCTTTTCCGATATTGTCGGTTTTTTTGCCGCTATTTTTATTTGCTTATACATATTTGGATAGAGCTTGCTTGTGCTTTGCGCCCTATATCGTTATGATGTAGAGTGAGGTGAAAGCAGTGGAACGTTTACAAAAAATATTAGCCCAAGCCGGCGTCGCTTCCAGACGGAAATGCGAAGAGCTTATTTTGTCCGGCGTTGTCGAAGTGAACGGAGAGAAGGTAACGACGCTTGGCGCCAAGGCGGACCCGGCGGCCGACGTTATTACGGTGAGCGGCAAGCCGATCCGAAGCGAAAAGAAGCTGTATCTGATGATGAATAAAGTGAAGGGCGTCATTACTAGCGCCAAGGACCCGCAGGGCAGAAAGACCGTCACCGATTTTTTGCCGGGCATCAAGGAGCGGGTCTATCCTGTAGGCCGTCTGGATTATGACACAGAGGGTTTGCTTCTGCTGACCAATGACGGCGAATTCGCCAACCTGCTGACCCATCCCAGCCATCATGTGCCGAAGACGTATCTGGCGACGGTTAAGGGTGTTCCGCACGGCTCCGCGCTGGAGCAGCTGCAGAAGGGGATTCAGCTGGAGGACGGCTTGACGTCGCCCGCAGAGGTTGAATATCATGACGTGGATACGGAGAAAAACGAAGCGACCATCACAATTACGATTTATGAAGGACGCAACCGTCAAGTCCGTCGGATGTTCGAGGCAATCAACCATAAGGTCATCCGGCTGAAGCGGATCAAATTCGGCGATTTGGGGCTGCAGCAGCTTCCCAGGGGCAAGTATCGGCATCTGACGCCGCAAGAGGTACAGGAGCTTCTCGCGTCGGCCCGCAAGACACATAAAGTTCATAAAAAGTGAGCGGCGGCGGCATTTATTGCCGTCGACTTTTCGTTATAATGAAGCTGAAGGAGCTGCCCCGTCTCATTAGGGTGCAGCCGTTTATGTTATATTGGTGGTGGATACATAGATGGGCAAATCCCGCAAAACGATTCAAATTATTATTCTATTCGCTGTTGTTCTGCTAGGCGGTTACGCGATATGGACGGCACTCTTCGGCCAGGAGGGCTCCGGCAAGACGGAAGCGGGGGACAAGCCTCCGGCGTTCTCGCTTGCGGATACTTCCGGCAGCATTGTAAGCTTGTCGGACTTCGAGGGGCAGCCTGTCGTCATTAATTTCTGGGGCTCCTTCTGCGAGCCTTGCGTCAGGGAAATGCCGGAGTTTGAGCGCCAATATGTGAAGTGGAAGGATCAGGGGCTGACGATACTGGCCATCAATCTAAGCGAGGACACGCTCACCGTCAACAACTTTGTGAATCGCTTCAAGCTGACGTATCCCGTACTGCGCGACGTTGACCGCAGGGTTGAGCGTCAATATGGCTTGCGGCAGTATCCGACCACCTTCTTCGTGAAGCCTGACGGCTCCATTATGGAGGTTGTGGTCGGCGGCATGCTGGAGAGCGACATCAACCAACGAGTGGAACGTTTGCTGGAGCTGTAGGAGGTTAAGCTAGTGCTGGCTGTAGAGAATACCAAATGCGAATGCGGGCATCAGAACGGCGTCGGTACGGTGCTGTGCGAGTCCTGCGGGAAGCCGCTGGATGATCAGTTATCCAACGAACCGCTGGAGATGCGTTATGACGGCGTCGCCCGCAAGTCGCAGAAGAGCAATCCATCGATTATTGACCGTATCTGGAACTTCTTTTCATCCGTAAAAATCGCCATTTATCTCATTATTGTCACGTTCGTTACGGCTATGCTGGGAACGATCTACCCCCAGGAGGGCTCCTTCATTAATCAATTCGACGGGGCCGCCTATTACGAGCAAACCTATGGCACGCCCGGCAAATGGTATTATGAGCTGGGCTTGTCGCATACCTACGAGAGCTGGTGGTTTATCGGCCTGCTCGTTATGATCGGCACCTCGCTGGTCATATGCAGCCTGGACCGAGTGCTTCCGCTGTATCGCGCCCTGAACAAGCAGCAAATTCGGAAGCATCATCAATTTATATTGCGGCAGAAGACCGTCTATCGCGCAGAGATCGCAGGAGACCCCAAGGAATGGGTACAGCGGTTCGGGGCGGAGCTGAAGCGCAAGGGCTACAGGCTGCATGTGGAGCAAGGGACGGGCACAGCCCTTCTGGCTGAGAGGAACAGATTCAGCCGATGGGGGCCTTACATTAACCACATTGGTCTTATCCTGTTTCTGCTGGCTGTGCTGGCTCGGAGTATTCCCGGCTGGCAGATGGACAGCTACATTACCGTCGCGGACGGCGACACTGTACCGATTCCGGGAACGCCGTATTACGTGAAAAGCGAGAAGTTTAACGTCGAATTTTATACCGACGATGAGCTGCCAGAGGAGCTTAAGGGAACGGTTCGCGCCAAAAAATACGAAACGCAGGCGTTGCTGTATGAATGCACAGCTCAGTGCGAGGATCCGCTACAGGAGCCGGTGCTGCAAGAGGTGAAGCGTCATAACATTCAGGTCAATGATCCGCTGGCCCACAAGGGCCTCAAGCTGTTTCAGTTTGATTTCAACCTGACGCCTCGTTTGAATGCGGTTCATCCTATTCTGGTGGACAAGCGCACCGGAGAAGAGTATGGACCATTCTATCTGCCTATGAAAAATCCGGAGCTTCAGCATCAGCTAGGACCGTTTACGCTGGAGCTGCGAGCGAATTACATGGAGTTCGCGCTGAACAGCGAGGGCAAACCAACGACCTTGTCGAGGGAGCCGAACGCGCCCGCATTTATTTTCTCCGTGAAGGGCCCCGGCCTGGCGGAGGAAGGCGAGCCGTATATTTATTTCCCGATGCAGAAGGACAAGGTGAAGTTCTCGCAGGATACCATCAATAGAGAGCTGGCTGATCAAATAGAGATTCGGGTGGATGGCATGGAGAATGTAGATTTCTCCGAAGCGACAACTCATCTGAATGTCCGTATGGACAAGGCGTTGCCATACCTTTGGGTTGGCGCGGTATTCTCAATGGTGGGATTAATTATGGGCTCTTATTGGCAGCATCGCAGAATTTGGCTGAGAGTTGACGGCACCGAGCTCGCGCTTGGCGCCCATACGAATAAAAACTGGTTTGGCATGCGCTCGGACGTAGCAGGCGCCCTGAAAAAAATCGGCGTAGACATCGATCCGAAGACGTTGGATAACGGAGGGAATAACGCGTGAGTTTAGTGGAGTTCAGCGGAGATATATTTTTGGCCGCGTTTTTTCTATATTGCTTCTCATTTCTATTCTATGTCATTGCAGTAACGGGGAAGCGTTGGAGCGGACGCCAGCCGCACGAGCATGAACGGCGCTGGGGCACTATCGCGTTTATCGTGTCACTGGCGGGCCTGGCCTCGCATCTGGCGTTCTTCTTCACCAGATGGGCGGGCAGCGGACAAATTCCAACCAGCAATATGTATGAGTTTATGACCTTCCTTGCCATGGCGATCATGATTGCCTTCACGATTGTGTTCGCCATCTATCGCAAGCCGTTGCTGGGCATGTTCGCGGTGCCGCTGACCATTATTATTGTTGCGTACGCGTCCGTGTTTCCTAGCGAGGTGCAGCCGCTTATACCGGCTTTGGACGATATTTGGCTGAAAATTCACGTGACGACAGCCGCTCTTGGTGAAGCGTTTTTTGCGGTAGGCTTTGCCGCAGGCCTGATGTATCTGCTGCGGGTCGTTGATTTCAAGGATCGGTCCGAGCGAGGGAGAAGGGCGCAGCGCTGGGTTGAATTTACGCTTTATACGATTCTTGTTATTATCGGCTTTCTTATCGCCGTATTCGCTTTCCGCGGCGCTGGCTACGAAGCAAGCTTCACTCAGGAGAAGCTGGAGATCGACAATCAAGGCCAGCAGATAGAATCAGTAAACAATGTAAATTATTATTTGCCGCCTATCGTACAACCTTACAACAGCCAAGCGGTTCATGTAGAGTCGTTCCTCGGCATGGACAAGCCGCTGTTCGAAGCCCCTTACTGGATGAACGGCGTCAATGCGGGCCGCAAGCTGAACACCGTTCTATGGTCAATTATCTCGGGTACGCTGCTGTACGGTCTGCTAAGGCTGGTGTTCCGCAAGCCGATCGGCGCGGTCATTCATCCCGCGCTGGAGGGTGTGGATCCCGAGGATCTGGACGAGATCAGCTATCGCGCCATTGCGATTGGCTTTCCGGTATTTACGCTGGGCGCGCTAATATTCGCGATGATCTGGGCGGAGAAGGCGTGGGGAAGATTCTGGGGCTGGGATCCCAAGGAGGTGTGGGCGCTTATCACTTGGCTGTATTACAGCGCCTACCTGCACTTCCGGCTGTCCAGAGGCTGGCAGGGACTGCCTTCCGCATGGCTGGCCGTGATCGGCTTCGTTATCGTTTTGTTTACGCTGATTGGGGTTAATCTTGTTATTGCAGGGCTGCATTCATATTCCGGTGTATAGCGGGTACCGATAGGTTATCAATAGAGAGGAGCTGACAAGCATGTCCGATTTTGGCAATCGCATATTGGTCGTTGATGATGAAGAACGGATTCGCCGTCTACTGAAGATGTACTTGGAGAAGGAAGGTTATTCGATCGACGAGGCTGAAGACGGCGAGACCGCTCTTCGGCTTGCCTCCAATACGGATTACGCGTTGATTCTGCTCGACGTGATGCTGCCCGGCATCGACGGCGTCGAGGTATGCGCCAGGCTGCGCCAGGTGAAGGCGACGCCTGTTATCATGCTGACGGCCAAGGGCGAGGAGATGAATCGCGTACAGGGCTTCGAGGTTGGCGCCGACGACTATGTCGTCAAGCCGTTCAGCCCGCGCGAGGTGATCTACCGCGTCAAAGCGATTCTTAGACGCTCCTCGGCCACGGCGTTTCTGACCAAGGAGATGAATACGAGCAACAACATCGTATTCCCTCATCTCGTCATCGAGCATGACGCGCATCGGGTGACGGCAGGCGGGCAGGAGGTCAGCCTGACGCCGAAGGAGTATGAGCTGCTCCATTATCTCGCCGTGTCGCCCGACAAGGTGTTCTCGCGCGAGGAGCTGCTGAAGGATGTGTGGAATTACGAATTTTTTGGCGATCTCCGCACAGTCGATACTCATGTCAAGCGTCTGCGGGAGAAGCTGAACAAGGTATCCTCGGAGGCGGCCTCAATGATCACGACCGTATGGGGAGTCGGCTATAAGCTTGAGG
This genomic window contains:
- a CDS encoding redoxin domain-containing protein, with product MGKSRKTIQIIILFAVVLLGGYAIWTALFGQEGSGKTEAGDKPPAFSLADTSGSIVSLSDFEGQPVVINFWGSFCEPCVREMPEFERQYVKWKDQGLTILAINLSEDTLTVNNFVNRFKLTYPVLRDVDRRVERQYGLRQYPTTFFVKPDGSIMEVVVGGMLESDINQRVERLLEL
- a CDS encoding DUF2953 domain-containing protein; the protein is MLEAPYGWIWAGGFFVVLLAAMAVVMSPIVVNGYVKRVGRNNDDEAIIRVRALYGLLQFKYKVPIMKWTGTAVKMEEQISAKSAGIDTWKQFEDEINADKVARSIDRLRDILHMVRDLTGLIRKTMSHVKLTDWRWTTSVGTGDAMWTAMATGAVWSIKTSILGVLSQMVQIKNNPSVSVNPSFNHPAFTTEWSCIAQIRLGYAILAGLQLLVRMKRWKGGVKAWQNTLFKA
- the scpB gene encoding SMC-Scp complex subunit ScpB, with protein sequence MDYQKLKSIIEGLLFMAGDEGLTKRQLGDILELDPEFASELVYDLHRDLLREGRGVQIAEVASAYRMTTHPEHAPYFERMAYTPTRAQLSQAALETLSIVAYRQPITRIDIEEIRGVKSDRAIQSLVSKDLIEEVGRAEAIGRPILYGTTKSFLDYFGLASIRELPEPKHVDVEDALDEQTQMLFERLDGRQMTIDELKE
- the ribE gene encoding 6,7-dimethyl-8-ribityllumazine synthase, which produces MTKYYEGHLVSQGLKYGVVVGRFNEFISGKLLSGALDAFKRHGAEESDVEVAWVPGAFEIPLIAQKMAASGKYDAVITLGAVIRGSTPHFDYVCNEAAKGVAAVGLKTGVPTVFGVLTVDSIEQAIERAGTKAGNKGYEAAVTAIEMANLTKQLEG
- a CDS encoding segregation/condensation protein A; the encoded protein is MSVLYKLEAFEGPLDLLLHLIDKAEIDIHEVSISEITVQYMGYLDAMKELELEVTSEFLVMAATLLAIKSKQLLPKPPVFEDHFDDWEDDGADMQDELIQRLIEYRKFKLIAEQLREKEIERSLVFSREPEDMSPFQKEEKVNPVEGLHVSDLVHAFQKALRRAARRSVIATVQRDEISVKDRIKDIVDVLKQYETVRFSRLIRENMDRHEIVVTFLAILELMKMKHIRCFQHSLFDDIVIHWRGEAGEDGLSEIEVDY
- a CDS encoding spore maturation protein; the encoded protein is MYELFSKLSMWMIPAIIVFIPLYAALRRRMPVYETFVEGAKDGFGTAISIIPHLVGMMVAISMFRASGAMELMLSAVRPAFDWLGIPSEVLPLGVLRPLTGAGSLAFTADLIGTYGPDSMIGRIASTIQGSTDTTFYVLTVYFGAVAVRKTKYALKVGLFSDIVGFFAAIFICLYIFG
- a CDS encoding nucleoside recognition domain-containing protein — encoded protein: MVNWIWLFFIVISVVVAAVTGKMDTVTQAAFDGAKSGVTVSFGLISIMVFWLGMMRIAEDAGLLAKLAKALRPIVRWLFPDVPKDHPALGYIMSNLSANLFGLGNAATPMGIKAMQELQKLNHDKDTATPAMCTLLALNTSSITIVPTTLIAIRMNYGSANPAEIIGTTLAATFVATAAAIMADRWYRSRSTPPAKPPAHTSGNSATAMNGGINGAAGGGGLV
- the ytfJ gene encoding GerW family sporulation protein; amino-acid sequence: MAEHPIQGLMQTAMENIKEMVDVNTIVGDPVQTPDGSVIMPISKVGFGFVAGGSDIRMGEEKPGGADAHNAQVALPFGGGSGGGVSITPIAFLVVGTHGVKIVPLDNQTHLMEKVIDSAPKVFDKIQTMMKKSSGHNTEYVESSTTIIDEDVQPSVHGQG
- the ccsA gene encoding cytochrome c biogenesis protein CcsA, which translates into the protein MSLVEFSGDIFLAAFFLYCFSFLFYVIAVTGKRWSGRQPHEHERRWGTIAFIVSLAGLASHLAFFFTRWAGSGQIPTSNMYEFMTFLAMAIMIAFTIVFAIYRKPLLGMFAVPLTIIIVAYASVFPSEVQPLIPALDDIWLKIHVTTAALGEAFFAVGFAAGLMYLLRVVDFKDRSERGRRAQRWVEFTLYTILVIIGFLIAVFAFRGAGYEASFTQEKLEIDNQGQQIESVNNVNYYLPPIVQPYNSQAVHVESFLGMDKPLFEAPYWMNGVNAGRKLNTVLWSIISGTLLYGLLRLVFRKPIGAVIHPALEGVDPEDLDEISYRAIAIGFPVFTLGALIFAMIWAEKAWGRFWGWDPKEVWALITWLYYSAYLHFRLSRGWQGLPSAWLAVIGFVIVLFTLIGVNLVIAGLHSYSGV
- a CDS encoding pseudouridine synthase — protein: MERLQKILAQAGVASRRKCEELILSGVVEVNGEKVTTLGAKADPAADVITVSGKPIRSEKKLYLMMNKVKGVITSAKDPQGRKTVTDFLPGIKERVYPVGRLDYDTEGLLLLTNDGEFANLLTHPSHHVPKTYLATVKGVPHGSALEQLQKGIQLEDGLTSPAEVEYHDVDTEKNEATITITIYEGRNRQVRRMFEAINHKVIRLKRIKFGDLGLQQLPRGKYRHLTPQEVQELLASARKTHKVHKK
- a CDS encoding cytochrome c biogenesis protein ResB — encoded protein: MLAVENTKCECGHQNGVGTVLCESCGKPLDDQLSNEPLEMRYDGVARKSQKSNPSIIDRIWNFFSSVKIAIYLIIVTFVTAMLGTIYPQEGSFINQFDGAAYYEQTYGTPGKWYYELGLSHTYESWWFIGLLVMIGTSLVICSLDRVLPLYRALNKQQIRKHHQFILRQKTVYRAEIAGDPKEWVQRFGAELKRKGYRLHVEQGTGTALLAERNRFSRWGPYINHIGLILFLLAVLARSIPGWQMDSYITVADGDTVPIPGTPYYVKSEKFNVEFYTDDELPEELKGTVRAKKYETQALLYECTAQCEDPLQEPVLQEVKRHNIQVNDPLAHKGLKLFQFDFNLTPRLNAVHPILVDKRTGEEYGPFYLPMKNPELQHQLGPFTLELRANYMEFALNSEGKPTTLSREPNAPAFIFSVKGPGLAEEGEPYIYFPMQKDKVKFSQDTINRELADQIEIRVDGMENVDFSEATTHLNVRMDKALPYLWVGAVFSMVGLIMGSYWQHRRIWLRVDGTELALGAHTNKNWFGMRSDVAGALKKIGVDIDPKTLDNGGNNA
- a CDS encoding response regulator transcription factor, whose amino-acid sequence is MSDFGNRILVVDDEERIRRLLKMYLEKEGYSIDEAEDGETALRLASNTDYALILLDVMLPGIDGVEVCARLRQVKATPVIMLTAKGEEMNRVQGFEVGADDYVVKPFSPREVIYRVKAILRRSSATAFLTKEMNTSNNIVFPHLVIEHDAHRVTAGGQEVSLTPKEYELLHYLAVSPDKVFSREELLKDVWNYEFFGDLRTVDTHVKRLREKLNKVSSEAASMITTVWGVGYKLEVPK
- a CDS encoding D-alanyl-D-alanine carboxypeptidase family protein, with the translated sequence MKVGKQGRHRRFMLLALAGILMTLYAVPAQEAAAAPSGIGTHARASALIDVESGRLLYSSNGDTSMRIASLTKIMTAIVAIEHGHLSDTVKVSKRAVGKEGSSIYLKLGEEMSLSNMLYGLMLRSGNDAATAIAEHVGGSEEGFVYLMNQKAQELGLVNSHFMNPHGLDEEGHYSSANDLAKLTAYALKNKAFAEIVGTKQKSAPNPHEKWDYRWHNKNKMLSMYEGADGVKTGYTKKALRCLVSSATRNGQKLAAVTINDGDDWADHRRLLDWGFRHYPLRAIVNKGDNIAGYPYAVGQHFYYPLEDSEAGSIHTALHLIDPLTTAYALGERGSLVISLGDRKLGSVPVYEQGSIRLKLQERTDRSNIR